In one Solanum dulcamara chromosome 1, daSolDulc1.2, whole genome shotgun sequence genomic region, the following are encoded:
- the LOC129892890 gene encoding uncharacterized protein LOC129892890, giving the protein MDKNRFFPSFFPLYDYQALPVSDEDFKRFHTIDRKLYGKLINILGRDPTESMKVMAFFHWMEGVAKDKSFMAKLYDFTSPLLNKVVDEALICVKCTEDDNFTGYGSPEIFMISNILKRDFTLRFFHENRASAFSGITNSLKTVCFRAFNDIHVVKQPNYFTRASLVPTTNDDIRTVPTINNPSPYAPIGGGGGGIFLESMIPTENKIEELGTLNSSRMMSLMNPSHFLGSATNIEDYARAASRMVPMNPSLVPGTGAGALNIEEFAREATRMIPMNPSRVPGVGASNIEDLARAATRMVPMNPSIVQGTDGEMFLHLPYVVPNQMVQYIPPYHGGSTMNLLPPPLPYNGLHFSHDSSSGSGVFLPQMLPGPYNYHHDIVGAQATQTMNTGLAEMFKNNLNIFDVVKEENEVAPDDRTVFLTFSKGYPISESEVKDFFTRKFGEDVEAVYMQEVPEEEQALYARLVTRSPALLEAIVDGGKAKYNINGKHVWARKYIKKQNPKIMFLGQTSSPVTSTSH; this is encoded by the exons ATGGATAAAAATCGttttttcccttcatttttCCCTTTATACGATTACCAAGCCCTTCCAGTCTCAGATGAAGATTTCAAACGTTTTCACACCATTGATAGAAAACTGTATGGGAAGTTGATCAACATTCTAGGGCGTGACCCTACTGAATCTATGAAAGTTATGGCATTCTTCCATTGGATGGAAGGAGTTGCAAAGGACAAGTCCTTTATGGCGAAGCTTTATGATTTTACATCCCCATTGCTTAACAAGGTTGTGGATGAGGCCTTAATATGCGTAAAATGCACGGAGGATGACAACTTCACTGGATATGGTTCTCCTGAGATATTCATGATTTCGAACATTTTGAAGCGCGATTTCACCCTCAGATTCTTTCATGAGAATCGAGCAAGTGCCTTTAGTGGCATCACCAATTCCCTTAAGACGGTTTGTTTTCGGGCTTTCAATGACATACATGTAGTGAAACAACCAAACTATTTTACTAGGGCGAGTTTGGTCCCAACAACAAATG ATGATATAAGGACGGTGCCAACTATCAACAACCCTAGTCCTTATGCCCCaattgggggtgggggtggcgGCATTTTTCTAGAGTCTATGATACCTACTGAGAACAAGATCGAAGAACTAGGAACCCTTAATAGTAGTAGAATGATGTCTCTTATGAACCCTAGTCATTTCCTTGGCAGTGCAACCAACATAGAAGATTATGCAAGGGCGGCTAGTAGAATGGTGCCAATGAACCCTAGCCTTGTACCAGGTACGGGTGCGGGTGCGTTGAACATAGAAGAATTTGCAAGGGAGGCTACTAGAATGATTCCAATGAACCCTAGCCGTGTGCCAGGTGTAGGTGCGTCAAACATAGAAGATTTAGCAAGGGCGGCTACTAGAATGGTTCCAATGAACCCTAGCATCGTACAGGGTACGGATGGTGAGATGTTTTTACATTTGCCGTATGTTGTTCCAAATCAAATGGTACAATATATTCCACCTTATCATGGAGGATCCACCATGAATTTGTTGCCACCTCCTTTACCTTATAATGgacttcatttttctcatgATTCTTCAAGTGGAAGTGGAGTTTTTCTTCCTCAAATGCTGCCTGGTCCCTATAATTATCATCATGACATTGTCGGTGCCCAGGCAACTCAGACTATGAACACGGGTCTTGCTGAAATGTTTAAGAACAACTTGAACATTTTTGATGTTGTCAAGGAAGAGAATGAAGTCGCTCCTGATGATAGGACTGTGTTCTTGACTTTCTCCAAGGGCTATCCAATTTCTGAAAGTGAAGTCAAGGATTTCTTCACTAG GAAATTTGGGGAAGATGTTGAAGCTGTTTACATGCAAGAGGTTCCGGAGGAAGAGCAAGCATTGTATGCGCGGCTTGTGACTCGCTCTCCCGCTCTCCTTGAGGCTATTGTAGATGGTGGAAAAGCTAAGTACAACATCAATGGGAAGCATGTCTGGGCAAGAAAATATATCAAGAAGCAAAATCCTAAAATAATGTTTCTGGGACAAACCAGTTCTCCTGTTACATCCACTTCACACTAA